A genome region from Triticum aestivum cultivar Chinese Spring chromosome 2B, IWGSC CS RefSeq v2.1, whole genome shotgun sequence includes the following:
- the LOC123041997 gene encoding transcription factor MYB41-like translates to MGRSPCCCRDADVKKGPWTEEEDKTLVEHIKKHGGKVGSWRGLPKSAGLNRCGKSCRLRWTNYLRPDIKRGNFTDEEERLIITLHAGLGNKWSTIATHLEGRTDNEIKNYWNTHIRKKLLRMGVDPVTHQQLPPDQSHRHLNATSIAHLPEALLWATAAASLSSLDTGVLMQAQLLQQLIPAIGSNYGTSGLIANLAAANAMQNSSGSMVPNLLLEDQMNCLQPGYLCNTSNFAEQHVVQEQLTNDTSPGTSSFAAAEQADELCNTAASFASHHVAPVGDSAGDWSPAQEFAGLLEPMMELPDLRSLESDSFWKEILEDSYRL, encoded by the exons ATGGGGAGGTCGCCGTGCTGCTGCCGCGACGCCGACGTGAAGAAAGGGCCATGGACGGAGGAGGAGGACAAGACGCTGGTGGAGCACATCAAGAAGCACGGCGGGAAGGTCGGCAGCTGGCGCGGCCTGCCCAAGTCCGCCGGCCTCAACCGCTGCGGCAAGAGCTGCCGCCTCCGGTGGACCAACTATCTCCGCCCCGACATCAAGCGCGGCAACTTCACCGACGAAGAGGAGCGCCTCATCATCACCCTCCACGCCGGCCTCGGCAACAA GTGGTCGACGATCGCGACGCACCTGGAGGGCCGGACAGATAACGAGATCAAGAACTACTGGAACACGCACATCCGCAAGAAGCTCCTGCGCATGGGCGTCGACCCAGTGACGCACCAGCAGCTGCCACCCGACCAGAGCCACCGCCACCTCAACGCCACCTCCATCGCCCACCTCCCCGAGGCGCTCCTCTGGGCCACGGCAGCCGCGAGCCTCAGCAGCCTGGACACCGGCGTCCTCATGCAGGCGCAGCTCCTACAGCAGCTCATCCCGGCCATTGGATCCAACTATGGCACCAGCGGCCTCATCGCCAACCTAGCTGCAGCAAACGCAATGCAAAACTCAAGCGGTAGCATGGTTCCGAACCTTCTACTGGAGGACCAGATGAACTGCCTGCAGCCGGGTTACCTCTGCAACACCTCCAATTTTGCAGAGCAGCAcgtggtgcaggagcagctgaccAACGACACGTCTCCGGGAACGAGCTCCTTTGCAGCAGCTGAACAGGCTGATGAGCTCTGCAACACTGCAGCTTCATTTGCATCGCATCATGTTGCACCTGTGGGTGACTCCGCGGGTGACTGGTCGCCGGCGCAGGAGTTCGCTGGCTTGCTGGAGCCCATGATGGAGCTTCCCGATCTGCGCTCTCTGGAAAGTGATTCTTTCTGGAAGGAAATACTGGAGGACAGCTACCGTTTGTAG